The Agrobacterium vitis genome has a segment encoding these proteins:
- a CDS encoding MBL fold metallo-hydrolase has product MMTRMLVIFGILSLLPGFALAQDKSSAARPPVSRPPVSQCQLVANQLPGARFSPVEYASARPDKGPLRLAALAENVTITFLGHSTFEIETPQGLTIDTDYSGYLRSARTPDVVTMNKAHSSHYTLSPDPGIAHVLQGWNDAQPGEPVHHNLVVGDAYIRNVPTDIRNWGGDFEPNGNSIFIFEIAGLCIGHLGHLHHELTDKQFAAIGRLDVVMVPVDGGLTLGSDSMSRMVKRLRSALILPMHRRGPVVNDFVGLFGPGFDVRIVETNAVTVSMRSLPKKPLILVLSGF; this is encoded by the coding sequence ATGATGACGCGAATGCTGGTGATTTTCGGTATTCTCAGCCTTCTTCCGGGCTTTGCCCTGGCGCAGGACAAAAGCTCTGCCGCCCGGCCTCCCGTCAGCCGTCCTCCTGTGAGCCAATGCCAATTGGTGGCCAACCAACTTCCTGGGGCTCGGTTTTCTCCCGTTGAATATGCTAGCGCTCGTCCAGACAAGGGGCCTCTTCGCCTTGCGGCCCTGGCGGAAAACGTCACCATCACTTTTCTCGGCCATTCCACCTTCGAAATCGAAACGCCGCAGGGACTGACGATCGATACGGACTATAGCGGATACCTGCGCTCGGCGCGGACACCGGACGTGGTGACGATGAACAAGGCCCATTCCAGCCATTATACGCTGTCGCCCGACCCCGGTATCGCCCATGTCCTGCAAGGCTGGAACGATGCGCAGCCGGGGGAGCCGGTTCACCACAATCTTGTGGTGGGCGATGCCTATATCCGCAACGTTCCCACCGATATCCGCAATTGGGGCGGTGATTTCGAGCCGAATGGCAATTCGATCTTCATTTTCGAGATCGCCGGGCTGTGCATTGGCCATCTCGGCCATCTGCATCATGAATTGACGGACAAGCAATTTGCCGCCATTGGCCGGCTGGATGTGGTGATGGTGCCTGTCGATGGGGGTTTGACGCTCGGCAGCGACAGTATGAGCCGAATGGTAAAACGGCTGCGCTCGGCGCTGATCCTGCCCATGCATCGGCGCGGGCCTGTCGTCAATGATTTTGTTGGGCTATTCGGTCCAGGTTTTGATGTCAGGATTGTGGAAACCAATGCCGTGACAGTGTCCATGCGCAGCCTGCCAAAAAAGCCGCTGATCCTGGTGCTCAGCGGCTTCTAA
- a CDS encoding YebC/PmpR family DNA-binding transcriptional regulator, protein MAGHSQFKNIMHRKGKQDSVRSKMFSKLAREITVAAKAGLPDPTMNARLRLAIQNAKAQSMPKDNIERAVKKASGVDGENYEEVRYEGYGPGGVAVIVEALTDNRNRTASNVRSTFSKAGGALGETGSVSFSFDKVGEITYKASVGDADAVMEAAIEAGAEDVTSDEDGHTIICGFEDMNDVSKALEATLGEAESVKAIWKPQNTVPVDEDKAQSLMKLIETLDDDDDVQNVYSNFEVSEEVMARLSA, encoded by the coding sequence ATGGCCGGCCATTCACAGTTTAAAAACATCATGCATCGCAAGGGCAAGCAGGATTCCGTGCGATCGAAAATGTTCTCCAAGCTCGCCCGGGAAATTACGGTGGCGGCCAAGGCCGGCTTGCCTGATCCGACCATGAATGCCCGCCTGCGTCTGGCCATCCAGAATGCCAAGGCGCAATCGATGCCGAAAGACAATATCGAGCGCGCCGTCAAAAAGGCATCGGGTGTTGATGGTGAAAACTATGAGGAAGTGCGCTACGAGGGCTACGGTCCCGGCGGCGTTGCCGTTATCGTCGAAGCCCTGACCGACAACCGCAACCGCACAGCCTCCAATGTCCGCTCGACCTTTTCCAAGGCCGGCGGGGCACTGGGCGAAACCGGATCAGTTTCCTTCTCCTTCGATAAGGTTGGCGAAATCACCTACAAGGCCAGCGTTGGCGATGCCGATGCAGTGATGGAAGCTGCCATCGAAGCTGGTGCGGAAGACGTGACCAGCGATGAAGATGGCCACACGATCATCTGCGGTTTTGAAGACATGAACGACGTCTCCAAGGCGTTGGAAGCGACGCTTGGCGAAGCCGAATCCGTCAAGGCCATCTGGAAGCCGCAAAACACCGTGCCTGTTGATGAGGACAAGGCACAGTCGCTGATGAAGCTGATCGAGACGCTGGATGACGATGATGACGTGCAGAACGTCTATTCGAATTTCGAGGTCTCGGAAGAGGTGATGGCAAGGCTTTCCGCTTGA
- a CDS encoding potassium/proton antiporter, with the protein MEHFYIVTLVLTALILFAAFSSLIAFRFGAPLLLLFLVIGLMAGVDGLGIHFDNHSVAYTIGSLALAVILFDSGYTTSLQSFKQAAAPSIMLATVGVLLTAGLFGLLAAWMLKLSLLEGMLLGSIVASTDAAAVFFLLRIGGINIRDKVRSSLEVESGTNDPMAIFLTLALVQMVSTGKDHTGLDWSLLRMFVEQMGMGLALGLIGGAMMTMIVKKIPIDRGLLPIIVLAMSMVIFSYTGAIGGSGFLAVYVAGIYAGNRKIPGSASIARFQEGMTWLAQIIMFLVLGLLATPSHFIKILFPAVVLGLFLVFIARPAAVWLCLIPFDYTHQEKRFISWVGLRGAVSILLGILPILGDLKGGEVYFNTAFIVVMISLLLQGWTIKPMAKRLGLIIPPRIGAIDKVELDLPGAAHHELLSYRVVAGSPVLSGARIPRWAMPSLVIRDGKSMRFQYAGRLRENDQVYLFIAPGYSRLLDRLFASKAPVDEDDSEFFGTFTISPSRPAAELDAAYGPGLLNEADRQKTVGELMEARLGGKAEYADRVRLGHLILIVRDLGETGHISSVGVSMEAVAPTDNAPAFLSLTGMAHWLAGLRHKVRASVVK; encoded by the coding sequence TTGGAACATTTCTACATCGTCACGCTGGTTCTGACGGCGCTGATCCTGTTTGCGGCTTTTTCCAGCCTGATCGCCTTTCGCTTTGGCGCGCCGCTGCTGCTGTTGTTTCTGGTAATCGGGTTGATGGCCGGGGTCGATGGTCTCGGCATTCATTTCGACAATCATTCCGTTGCCTATACCATCGGCTCGCTGGCGCTGGCCGTTATCCTGTTTGATTCCGGCTATACGACCTCGTTGCAATCCTTCAAACAGGCGGCAGCGCCGTCGATCATGCTGGCGACGGTCGGGGTTTTGTTGACGGCTGGCCTGTTCGGTCTGCTCGCCGCCTGGATGTTAAAACTGTCGCTGCTGGAAGGCATGCTGCTTGGCTCCATCGTCGCCTCCACCGATGCGGCGGCGGTGTTTTTCCTGCTGCGCATTGGCGGCATCAATATTCGCGACAAGGTGCGCTCCTCGCTGGAAGTGGAATCCGGCACCAATGATCCGATGGCGATCTTTCTCACCCTGGCGCTGGTGCAGATGGTGTCCACCGGCAAGGATCATACCGGCCTCGACTGGAGCCTGCTGCGGATGTTCGTTGAGCAGATGGGCATGGGTCTGGCGCTCGGCCTGATCGGCGGGGCGATGATGACGATGATCGTCAAGAAAATCCCGATTGATCGCGGCCTGTTGCCGATCATCGTGCTGGCCATGTCGATGGTGATCTTTTCCTATACCGGCGCCATCGGCGGCAGCGGCTTTCTGGCCGTTTATGTCGCGGGCATCTATGCCGGAAACCGCAAGATCCCCGGCAGCGCTTCCATTGCCCGCTTCCAGGAGGGCATGACCTGGCTGGCGCAGATCATCATGTTTCTGGTGTTGGGTCTTCTGGCCACGCCGTCGCATTTCATCAAGATCCTGTTTCCAGCCGTGGTTCTGGGCCTGTTTCTGGTGTTCATCGCCCGGCCCGCAGCGGTCTGGCTGTGTCTCATTCCCTTCGATTATACCCATCAGGAAAAGCGGTTCATCTCCTGGGTCGGCTTGCGCGGCGCGGTGTCCATCCTGCTCGGCATTCTGCCGATCCTCGGTGATCTCAAGGGTGGGGAAGTCTATTTCAACACCGCCTTCATCGTGGTGATGATTTCGTTGCTGCTTCAGGGCTGGACCATCAAGCCGATGGCCAAACGGCTCGGCCTGATCATTCCGCCGCGCATCGGCGCCATCGACAAGGTGGAGCTGGATCTGCCGGGTGCCGCCCATCACGAACTGCTGTCCTACCGCGTCGTGGCGGGCAGTCCAGTGCTCAGCGGCGCGCGCATTCCGCGCTGGGCCATGCCATCGCTGGTGATCCGCGATGGCAAATCCATGCGGTTTCAATATGCAGGCCGCCTCAGGGAAAACGACCAGGTTTATCTGTTTATCGCGCCGGGTTACTCGCGGCTGCTCGACCGGTTGTTTGCCAGCAAGGCGCCTGTCGATGAGGACGATAGCGAGTTTTTCGGCACCTTCACCATTTCACCGTCGCGTCCCGCCGCCGAACTGGATGCCGCCTACGGGCCGGGTCTGCTGAATGAAGCGGATCGGCAAAAAACCGTGGGCGAACTGATGGAAGCGCGCCTCGGCGGCAAGGCCGAATATGCCGACCGGGTCCGCCTTGGCCACCTGATTTTGATCGTCCGCGATCTCGGCGAGACCGGCCATATTTCCTCCGTCGGCGTCTCCATGGAAGCGGTCGCGCCAACCGATAACGCGCCCGCCTTCCTTAGCCTGACCGGCATGGCCCATTGGCTGGCGGGTCTGCGCCACAAGGTGCGCGCGTCCGTGGTGAAATGA
- a CDS encoding pyridoxamine 5'-phosphate oxidase family protein, with translation MVNLTEAREEPARQLWEEIEAIHAGMLGLEGSTMHMQPMAPYGDPKTNTVWFFTRTDSDFVQNIRPGSRAHFCVVGKNHDYHASLSGVIDVRRDPSKIDEYWSSVVEAWYHNGKKDPDLTMLALHIDDAEVWASTGNPLKFGWEIAKANIDGEKLPDVGQHHHLTFA, from the coding sequence ATGGTCAATCTCACGGAAGCCCGCGAAGAGCCCGCCCGCCAGCTTTGGGAGGAAATCGAAGCCATTCACGCCGGCATGCTCGGCCTGGAAGGCTCCACCATGCATATGCAGCCGATGGCGCCTTACGGAGATCCGAAAACCAATACGGTCTGGTTTTTCACCCGGACCGATTCAGATTTTGTCCAGAATATCCGCCCCGGTAGCCGGGCGCATTTCTGCGTGGTCGGCAAAAACCACGATTACCACGCCAGCCTGTCCGGCGTTATCGATGTGCGCCGCGATCCGAGCAAGATCGATGAATATTGGAGCTCGGTGGTCGAGGCCTGGTATCACAATGGCAAGAAAGACCCCGACCTCACCATGCTCGCCCTGCATATCGACGATGCCGAAGTCTGGGCCTCTACCGGCAATCCGCTCAAATTCGGCTGGGAAATCGCCAAGGCCAATATTGACGGCGAAAAACTACCGGATGTGGGGCAGCACCACCATCTGACGTTTGCCTAA
- a CDS encoding HipA domain-containing protein encodes MTLFPVFDVQNEIDIIEYLGTKEKFWLNFDGRLHLLKFGREGTGENWAEKVACEICALLGLPHAHYEFATYQGKLGVLSPKMNPDGSRLILGNELIDSVEKTLDGTSFYKYRGHTVRRVTAVLQKFTDDPDEALRCFVGYLMLDAWIGNGDRHNENWGLVLDPQKRTITLAPTFDHASSLGRELSDAVRAERMVTKDKRFDVRAYAEKTRSGLYIDQTDKRPLSTIDAFRLADSAGKRHEQFWLSRLSKVDPSDLSNIFDRIPAELISTEAASFALNMLEINKQKLLGKS; translated from the coding sequence ATGACTCTGTTTCCAGTATTTGACGTGCAAAATGAAATCGATATCATTGAATACCTCGGCACCAAAGAGAAGTTCTGGCTGAATTTCGACGGCAGGCTCCACCTTCTGAAATTTGGTCGTGAAGGGACCGGTGAGAATTGGGCTGAAAAGGTTGCCTGTGAGATCTGTGCCCTTTTGGGCCTGCCTCACGCTCATTACGAGTTCGCAACATATCAGGGCAAATTGGGCGTTCTGTCACCTAAAATGAACCCTGATGGTAGCCGCCTGATCCTGGGAAACGAACTGATCGATTCCGTCGAGAAAACACTTGATGGGACTAGCTTCTACAAGTACCGGGGTCACACCGTTAGGCGGGTGACAGCTGTTTTACAGAAGTTTACCGATGATCCGGACGAGGCACTGCGATGTTTTGTGGGATATCTCATGCTCGATGCATGGATCGGTAACGGAGATAGGCACAACGAAAACTGGGGGCTTGTGCTCGATCCGCAGAAGCGCACTATCACATTGGCACCAACTTTCGATCACGCATCGAGCTTGGGTAGGGAACTGAGTGACGCAGTGAGAGCAGAGCGTATGGTTACGAAAGACAAGCGCTTCGATGTGCGCGCATACGCCGAAAAAACACGGTCGGGGCTCTACATCGACCAGACGGATAAACGACCATTGTCAACCATTGATGCTTTCCGTCTTGCGGATTCAGCAGGGAAAAGGCACGAGCAGTTCTGGTTGTCGCGCCTCTCGAAAGTGGATCCGAGTGACCTATCTAATATTTTTGATCGGATACCGGCAGAACTCATTAGCACAGAGGCAGCGTCTTTCGCCTTGAATATGCTCGAAATCAACAAGCAAAAGCTCTTGGGGAAATCATAA